In the genome of Grus americana isolate bGruAme1 chromosome 16, bGruAme1.mat, whole genome shotgun sequence, one region contains:
- the SPPL3 gene encoding signal peptide peptidase-like 3 isoform X4: MAEQTYSWAYSLVDSSQVSTFLISILLIVYGSFRSLNMDFENQDKEKDNSSAAGSFNGNSTNNSIQTIDSTQALFLPIGASVSLLVMFFFFDSVQVVFTICTAVLATIAFAFLLLPMCQYLTRPCSPQNKISFGCCGRFTAAELLSFSLSVMLVLIWVLTGHWLLMDALAMGLCVAMIAFVRLPSLKVSCLLLSGLLIYDVFWVFFSAYIFNSNVMVKVATQPADNPLDVLSRKLHLGPNVGRDVPRLSLPGKLVFPSSTGSHFSMLGIGDIVMPGLLLCFVLRYDNYKKQANSDSCGAPGPGNISGRMQKVSYFHCTLIGYFVGLLTATVASRIHRAAQPALLYLVPFTLLPLLTMAYLKVRQDDIFAAGSSGGQLEAGSVFLHWAAVLVRMACP; the protein is encoded by the exons GGCATATTCCCTTGTGGATTCCAGTCAAGTGTCTACCTTCCTGATTTCTATTCTTCTCATAGTCTATGGCAGTTTCag GTCTCTTAACATGGACTTTGAGAATCAAGACAAAGAGAAAGACAATAGCAGTGCAGCTGGGTCTTTTAACGGCAACAGCACCAATAACA gTATTCAAACCATTGATTCTACCCAGGCATTGTTCCTGCCGATCGGAGCGTCTGTGTCTCTCCTAGTTATGTTCTTCTTCTTTGATTCAGTTCAAGTTGTCTTTACAATATGCACAGCAG TCCTTGCAACAATAGCTTTCGCCTTCCTTCTGCTCCCGATGTGCCAGTACTTAACACGGCCTTGTTCACCTCAAAACAA GATTTCCTTTGGCTGCTGCGGGCGTTTCACTGCTGCTGAGTtgctctcattttctctgtctGTGATGCTTGTCCTTATCTGGGTCCTAACCGGCCACTGGCTCCTTATGGATG CTCTGGCTATGGGCCTGTGTGTTGCAATGATAGCCTTTGTTCGGCTGCCGAGCCTGAAGGTTTCCTGCTTGCTACTTTCTGGGTTACTAATTTATGATGTCTTTTGG gtctttttttctgcctacaTCTTTAACAGCAATGTTATGGTGAAAGTGGCCACACAACCAGCTGATAATCCCCTTGATGTTTTATCCCGGAAACTTCACCTGGGACCAAATGTGGGTAGAGATGTTCCCCGTCTGTCGCTGCCTGGTAAACTTGTATTTCCAAG TTCCACAGGCAGCCACTTCTCTATGTTGGGGATTGGAGATATTGTGATGCCAGgtcttctgctctgctttgtcCTGCGTTACGATAACTACAAAAAGCAAGCCAACAGCGATTCCTGTGGCGCCCCAGGACCAGGGAACATCTCTGGACGTATGCAGAAGGTCTCTTACTTTCACTGCACACTTATTGGATATTTTGTAG gtcTATTAACTGCAACAGTAGCTTCTCGTATTCACCGGgcagcccagcctgccctgctctATTTGGTACCGTTTACTTTATTGCCGCTCCTCACCATGGCCTATTTAAAGGTAAGACAGGATGATATCTTTGCAGCAGGAAGCTCTGGGGGTCAGCTGGAAGCAGGTTCAGTGTTCTTGCACTGGGCAGCAGTTCTCGTGAGGATGGCGTGTCCTTAA
- the SPPL3 gene encoding signal peptide peptidase-like 3 isoform X1, whose protein sequence is MAEQTYSWAYSLVDSSQVSTFLISILLIVYGSFRSLNMDFENQDKEKDNSSAAGSFNGNSTNNSIQTIDSTQALFLPIGASVSLLVMFFFFDSVQVVFTICTAVLATIAFAFLLLPMCQYLTRPCSPQNKISFGCCGRFTAAELLSFSLSVMLVLIWVLTGHWLLMDALAMGLCVAMIAFVRLPSLKVSCLLLSGLLIYDVFWVFFSAYIFNSNVMVKVATQPADNPLDVLSRKLHLGPNVGRDVPRLSLPGKLVFPSSTGSHFSMLGIGDIVMPGLLLCFVLRYDNYKKQANSDSCGAPGPGNISGRMQKVSYFHCTLIGYFVGLLTATVASRIHRAAQPALLYLVPFTLLPLLTMAYLKGDLRRMWSEPFHSKSSSSRFLEV, encoded by the exons GGCATATTCCCTTGTGGATTCCAGTCAAGTGTCTACCTTCCTGATTTCTATTCTTCTCATAGTCTATGGCAGTTTCag GTCTCTTAACATGGACTTTGAGAATCAAGACAAAGAGAAAGACAATAGCAGTGCAGCTGGGTCTTTTAACGGCAACAGCACCAATAACA gTATTCAAACCATTGATTCTACCCAGGCATTGTTCCTGCCGATCGGAGCGTCTGTGTCTCTCCTAGTTATGTTCTTCTTCTTTGATTCAGTTCAAGTTGTCTTTACAATATGCACAGCAG TCCTTGCAACAATAGCTTTCGCCTTCCTTCTGCTCCCGATGTGCCAGTACTTAACACGGCCTTGTTCACCTCAAAACAA GATTTCCTTTGGCTGCTGCGGGCGTTTCACTGCTGCTGAGTtgctctcattttctctgtctGTGATGCTTGTCCTTATCTGGGTCCTAACCGGCCACTGGCTCCTTATGGATG CTCTGGCTATGGGCCTGTGTGTTGCAATGATAGCCTTTGTTCGGCTGCCGAGCCTGAAGGTTTCCTGCTTGCTACTTTCTGGGTTACTAATTTATGATGTCTTTTGG gtctttttttctgcctacaTCTTTAACAGCAATGTTATGGTGAAAGTGGCCACACAACCAGCTGATAATCCCCTTGATGTTTTATCCCGGAAACTTCACCTGGGACCAAATGTGGGTAGAGATGTTCCCCGTCTGTCGCTGCCTGGTAAACTTGTATTTCCAAG TTCCACAGGCAGCCACTTCTCTATGTTGGGGATTGGAGATATTGTGATGCCAGgtcttctgctctgctttgtcCTGCGTTACGATAACTACAAAAAGCAAGCCAACAGCGATTCCTGTGGCGCCCCAGGACCAGGGAACATCTCTGGACGTATGCAGAAGGTCTCTTACTTTCACTGCACACTTATTGGATATTTTGTAG gtcTATTAACTGCAACAGTAGCTTCTCGTATTCACCGGgcagcccagcctgccctgctctATTTGGTACCGTTTACTTTATTGCCGCTCCTCACCATGGCCTATTTAAAG GGCGATCTACGTCGCATGTGGTCTGAGCCTTTCCACTCCAAGTCCAGCAGCTCCCGTTTCCTGGAAGTATGA
- the SPPL3 gene encoding signal peptide peptidase-like 3 isoform X3 gives MAEQTYSWAYSLVDSSQVSTFLISILLIVYGSFRSLNMDFENQDKEKDNSSAAGSFNGNSTNNILATIAFAFLLLPMCQYLTRPCSPQNKISFGCCGRFTAAELLSFSLSVMLVLIWVLTGHWLLMDALAMGLCVAMIAFVRLPSLKVSCLLLSGLLIYDVFWVFFSAYIFNSNVMVKVATQPADNPLDVLSRKLHLGPNVGRDVPRLSLPGKLVFPSSTGSHFSMLGIGDIVMPGLLLCFVLRYDNYKKQANSDSCGAPGPGNISGRMQKVSYFHCTLIGYFVGLLTATVASRIHRAAQPALLYLVPFTLLPLLTMAYLKVRQDDIFAAGSSGGQLEAGSVFLHWAAVLVRMACP, from the exons GGCATATTCCCTTGTGGATTCCAGTCAAGTGTCTACCTTCCTGATTTCTATTCTTCTCATAGTCTATGGCAGTTTCag GTCTCTTAACATGGACTTTGAGAATCAAGACAAAGAGAAAGACAATAGCAGTGCAGCTGGGTCTTTTAACGGCAACAGCACCAATAACA TCCTTGCAACAATAGCTTTCGCCTTCCTTCTGCTCCCGATGTGCCAGTACTTAACACGGCCTTGTTCACCTCAAAACAA GATTTCCTTTGGCTGCTGCGGGCGTTTCACTGCTGCTGAGTtgctctcattttctctgtctGTGATGCTTGTCCTTATCTGGGTCCTAACCGGCCACTGGCTCCTTATGGATG CTCTGGCTATGGGCCTGTGTGTTGCAATGATAGCCTTTGTTCGGCTGCCGAGCCTGAAGGTTTCCTGCTTGCTACTTTCTGGGTTACTAATTTATGATGTCTTTTGG gtctttttttctgcctacaTCTTTAACAGCAATGTTATGGTGAAAGTGGCCACACAACCAGCTGATAATCCCCTTGATGTTTTATCCCGGAAACTTCACCTGGGACCAAATGTGGGTAGAGATGTTCCCCGTCTGTCGCTGCCTGGTAAACTTGTATTTCCAAG TTCCACAGGCAGCCACTTCTCTATGTTGGGGATTGGAGATATTGTGATGCCAGgtcttctgctctgctttgtcCTGCGTTACGATAACTACAAAAAGCAAGCCAACAGCGATTCCTGTGGCGCCCCAGGACCAGGGAACATCTCTGGACGTATGCAGAAGGTCTCTTACTTTCACTGCACACTTATTGGATATTTTGTAG gtcTATTAACTGCAACAGTAGCTTCTCGTATTCACCGGgcagcccagcctgccctgctctATTTGGTACCGTTTACTTTATTGCCGCTCCTCACCATGGCCTATTTAAAGGTAAGACAGGATGATATCTTTGCAGCAGGAAGCTCTGGGGGTCAGCTGGAAGCAGGTTCAGTGTTCTTGCACTGGGCAGCAGTTCTCGTGAGGATGGCGTGTCCTTAA
- the SPPL3 gene encoding signal peptide peptidase-like 3 isoform X2 yields the protein MDFENQDKEKDNSSAAGSFNGNSTNNSIQTIDSTQALFLPIGASVSLLVMFFFFDSVQVVFTICTAVLATIAFAFLLLPMCQYLTRPCSPQNKISFGCCGRFTAAELLSFSLSVMLVLIWVLTGHWLLMDALAMGLCVAMIAFVRLPSLKVSCLLLSGLLIYDVFWVFFSAYIFNSNVMVKVATQPADNPLDVLSRKLHLGPNVGRDVPRLSLPGKLVFPSSTGSHFSMLGIGDIVMPGLLLCFVLRYDNYKKQANSDSCGAPGPGNISGRMQKVSYFHCTLIGYFVGLLTATVASRIHRAAQPALLYLVPFTLLPLLTMAYLKVRQDDIFAAGSSGGQLEAGSVFLHWAAVLVRMACP from the exons ATGGACTTTGAGAATCAAGACAAAGAGAAAGACAATAGCAGTGCAGCTGGGTCTTTTAACGGCAACAGCACCAATAACA gTATTCAAACCATTGATTCTACCCAGGCATTGTTCCTGCCGATCGGAGCGTCTGTGTCTCTCCTAGTTATGTTCTTCTTCTTTGATTCAGTTCAAGTTGTCTTTACAATATGCACAGCAG TCCTTGCAACAATAGCTTTCGCCTTCCTTCTGCTCCCGATGTGCCAGTACTTAACACGGCCTTGTTCACCTCAAAACAA GATTTCCTTTGGCTGCTGCGGGCGTTTCACTGCTGCTGAGTtgctctcattttctctgtctGTGATGCTTGTCCTTATCTGGGTCCTAACCGGCCACTGGCTCCTTATGGATG CTCTGGCTATGGGCCTGTGTGTTGCAATGATAGCCTTTGTTCGGCTGCCGAGCCTGAAGGTTTCCTGCTTGCTACTTTCTGGGTTACTAATTTATGATGTCTTTTGG gtctttttttctgcctacaTCTTTAACAGCAATGTTATGGTGAAAGTGGCCACACAACCAGCTGATAATCCCCTTGATGTTTTATCCCGGAAACTTCACCTGGGACCAAATGTGGGTAGAGATGTTCCCCGTCTGTCGCTGCCTGGTAAACTTGTATTTCCAAG TTCCACAGGCAGCCACTTCTCTATGTTGGGGATTGGAGATATTGTGATGCCAGgtcttctgctctgctttgtcCTGCGTTACGATAACTACAAAAAGCAAGCCAACAGCGATTCCTGTGGCGCCCCAGGACCAGGGAACATCTCTGGACGTATGCAGAAGGTCTCTTACTTTCACTGCACACTTATTGGATATTTTGTAG gtcTATTAACTGCAACAGTAGCTTCTCGTATTCACCGGgcagcccagcctgccctgctctATTTGGTACCGTTTACTTTATTGCCGCTCCTCACCATGGCCTATTTAAAGGTAAGACAGGATGATATCTTTGCAGCAGGAAGCTCTGGGGGTCAGCTGGAAGCAGGTTCAGTGTTCTTGCACTGGGCAGCAGTTCTCGTGAGGATGGCGTGTCCTTAA